From a region of the Bacteroidales bacterium genome:
- a CDS encoding TROVE domain-containing protein, with protein sequence MAKLNKKTKKTTITKNYEGAKAYKMKPEMELYTRVASCLWHDGTPFYGEYGETERAIIELVGKVDPSFAAKLAVYARERLNLRTVPQVLLVEIANRKDLYGQPKDYVVSAGKRVISRADEVAECLAYQKTRYKGIPNCLRTAMKNKMNSLSEYDVMKYQNRGGMKMVDILNLVRPKPVNDKQRALFGYITGADNVDMELLPKLSAYEKMKKKNNVDEELIVLSRDANATWEFMISKFGNKKEIWESAKLPYMATLRNLRNLIQSGVDMTPHLNLLTNKEAILKSKQFPFRFWSAYKELGGKTFTKSSYWNSFQVIAPNNVLDAIKEALDISAGNMPKFSGLTAIFVDASGSMDNLISAKGNVLYREIAAIMAAAMNVSFDDVMVGVFGTNYKTVPVSKRDSVLSNAEKICSVDVGGSTNAHNAIDNLIEKGINVDRIIVLSDMQCYSSHAYFSSFDNATLRSSFEKYKKFINPDVKLISVDLNGYGTSQFAQSDASVLTIAGWSDKILDIVKIWETDAEDAIDVINKIEL encoded by the coding sequence TGTTGCGTCTTGTTTATGGCATGATGGCACCCCGTTTTACGGGGAGTATGGAGAAACAGAAAGAGCAATTATCGAGCTTGTAGGGAAGGTAGACCCTTCTTTTGCCGCGAAGCTTGCGGTCTACGCCAGGGAACGGCTAAATCTCAGAACGGTTCCTCAGGTCCTTTTGGTGGAGATTGCGAACAGAAAAGACCTTTACGGGCAGCCAAAGGATTATGTGGTTAGCGCAGGGAAAAGAGTTATTTCTCGCGCGGACGAGGTTGCAGAATGTCTTGCTTATCAAAAGACACGATACAAAGGCATCCCAAATTGTCTTCGCACTGCAATGAAAAACAAAATGAACTCTTTATCTGAATATGATGTTATGAAATATCAGAATCGCGGCGGAATGAAAATGGTCGATATTCTTAACCTTGTGCGTCCCAAGCCGGTAAATGATAAACAAAGGGCATTATTTGGTTATATAACCGGGGCAGATAATGTTGATATGGAACTCTTACCGAAACTTTCTGCTTACGAAAAAATGAAGAAGAAAAATAATGTAGATGAAGAGTTAATTGTTTTGTCGCGTGATGCAAATGCAACTTGGGAATTTATGATATCTAAGTTCGGAAATAAAAAAGAAATATGGGAATCTGCAAAACTTCCGTATATGGCAACGTTGCGAAATCTAAGAAACTTAATTCAGTCTGGGGTAGATATGACCCCACACTTAAATCTTCTAACTAATAAAGAAGCTATATTAAAGAGCAAACAATTCCCATTTAGATTTTGGTCTGCGTATAAAGAACTTGGTGGCAAGACGTTTACAAAATCAAGTTATTGGAATTCTTTTCAAGTTATTGCCCCAAACAATGTTTTAGACGCGATAAAAGAAGCCCTTGATATTTCAGCAGGGAATATGCCTAAATTTAGCGGACTAACTGCAATTTTTGTTGATGCGTCTGGATCTATGGACAACCTAATTAGCGCAAAAGGTAATGTCTTATATAGAGAAATAGCAGCAATTATGGCAGCGGCCATGAATGTTTCGTTTGATGATGTTATGGTTGGCGTTTTTGGAACGAATTACAAAACGGTGCCAGTTTCAAAAAGAGACTCCGTATTATCTAACGCAGAAAAAATATGTTCAGTCGATGTTGGCGGAAGCACCAATGCTCATAATGCAATAGACAATTTAATAGAAAAAGGGATTAATGTTGACAGAATCATTGTGCTTTCCGACATGCAGTGTTACTCAAGCCACGCATATTTCAGTTCATTTGACAATGCAACACTCAGGAGCTCATTTGAGAAATATAAAAAGTTTATTAATCCAGATGTAAAATTAATCTCAGTTGATTTGAATGGTTATGGGACAAGTCAATTTGCACAGTCAGACGCATCAGTCTTAACAATTGCGGGATGGAGCGACAAGATCCTTGATATTGTTAAAATTTGGGAAACAGACGCTGAAGACGCTATTGATGTAATTAATAAAATTGAGTTGTAA